The Pseudomonadota bacterium DNA segment CGCAAAGGTGTCGTGAGATGGTGTTTGAAGACTGCCGATAAATTGATAGCTTTTTGTGCTACGCAGATTCTTGTAGACAGCCACTCTCAAAGAGATTTTCTGATTAAAGAAAAAGTAGTATCTGTATTAAAATCGCATGTAATTGCAAATGGTTCTATATGTGGGGTCGATACGAAAAGATTTTTACCAAACCCTGAAGCCCGGATGAATCTGAGAAAAAAACTCGGAATTTCTGAAACAGATATAGTATTTTTATTCCTTGGAAGGCTGAATCGAGATAAGGGATTACTGAATCTCGCCAATGCGTTTTTGGAAGTATGCAAGACCCATCAAAATGTTTATCTTGTGATAGTGGGAACCGATGAAGAAGATATGAAGAGCAGAATACTTTCAGTATGCGGACCCCGTGCTGACAGAGTACACTTCAAAGATTATACAGACAAACCAGAACACTATATGGCAGCAGCAGATGTCTTCTGCCTGCCAAGCTACCGGGAGGGTTTCGGTGGCGTTATCATAGAGGCAGCATCTACCGGAATCCCGTCTATTGGAACAAGAATCTACGGAATAACCGATGCTATTGAAGAAGGAGCCACCGGGTTATTATATGAACCTGCCAATGTAAATGAGCTTGTAACCAGAATGATGCAATTCATTGAAGATCCTGACTTAAAGAATAAAATGGGTGAGAGGGCACGAAAAAGGGCCATACACGATTTTTCAAAAGAAATCGTAGTCTCTGGAATGCTTGAATACTATGAATCCCTTTTAACGACCCACCACCATTCTTTGCTGACCGGTTCATGAATCGCATTTTAGTTACAGGTGCCACTGGGGCAGT contains these protein-coding regions:
- a CDS encoding glycosyltransferase; its protein translation is RKGVVRWCLKTADKLIAFCATQILVDSHSQRDFLIKEKVVSVLKSHVIANGSICGVDTKRFLPNPEARMNLRKKLGISETDIVFLFLGRLNRDKGLLNLANAFLEVCKTHQNVYLVIVGTDEEDMKSRILSVCGPRADRVHFKDYTDKPEHYMAAADVFCLPSYREGFGGVIIEAASTGIPSIGTRIYGITDAIEEGATGLLYEPANVNELVTRMMQFIEDPDLKNKMGERARKRAIHDFSKEIVVSGMLEYYESLLTTHHHSLLTGS